Proteins encoded together in one Synechococcus sp. A15-62 window:
- a CDS encoding Ppx/GppA phosphatase family protein: protein MLDAKAPAQPTEQNNGVPQAVNADLRRIAAIDIGTNSFHLLVAAVDPKLRTFRIIQAEKATTRLGERDPETGELTEAAMQRGLETLRQFRDLAASHRVEQIVTAATSAVREAPNGRDFLQTIHDDLGMEVDLVSGPEEARLIYLGVLSGMPFGDRPHLLLDIGGGSTELILADGRDARALTSTRVGAVRLQRDFVRDDPMPPQRRSFLQAFIQGSLEPAVDKVRRRIKPGETPVLVATSGTAMAIGSLAASEEERPPRKLHGYRVTRQCLDKVVDRLITMTPAQRRELASINDRRAEIIVPGALILQTTMKMLGVEDFVLSERALREGLIVDWMLRQGLLEDRFSFQSSIRQRTVIHQVQRFAVNLSRAERVASHALSLYDATRGVMHDDSGEGRELLWAAAMLHSCGQHINISAYHKHTWYLIRHGELLGYSEAEHLMVAAIARYHRRSLPKKRHESWQLVATRDNRRCVQQMALLLRLAAALDRRPEPVISALRIHAVKGTLDLEIVPDRINQNVSLEQWSLESCAEVVKEAVGVELRVSVQG, encoded by the coding sequence ATGCTGGATGCCAAGGCCCCAGCCCAGCCAACGGAACAGAACAACGGTGTGCCTCAGGCAGTGAACGCTGATCTGCGTCGGATCGCCGCCATCGATATCGGGACCAATTCCTTTCACCTTCTGGTGGCAGCCGTTGATCCGAAGCTGCGCACGTTTCGGATCATCCAGGCCGAAAAGGCCACCACGCGTCTGGGGGAGCGTGATCCCGAGACCGGTGAGCTGACTGAGGCGGCGATGCAACGGGGGCTGGAAACCCTTCGCCAGTTCCGAGATCTCGCCGCCAGTCACCGGGTTGAGCAGATCGTCACAGCGGCGACGAGTGCCGTTCGAGAAGCACCCAATGGTCGCGATTTTCTCCAGACCATTCACGACGATCTGGGGATGGAGGTGGATTTGGTCAGCGGCCCCGAGGAGGCCCGGCTGATCTACTTGGGCGTCCTCTCAGGAATGCCGTTTGGAGATCGTCCGCATCTTCTGCTCGACATCGGCGGTGGCTCCACGGAACTGATCCTGGCCGATGGTCGTGATGCCCGCGCCCTGACGAGCACCCGTGTGGGGGCTGTGCGACTTCAGCGGGACTTTGTTCGGGATGATCCGATGCCCCCCCAACGGCGATCGTTTCTGCAGGCCTTCATTCAGGGGTCGCTTGAACCCGCGGTCGACAAAGTCCGTCGCAGGATTAAACCCGGTGAAACCCCAGTGTTGGTGGCCACCAGCGGCACGGCGATGGCCATTGGCTCCCTTGCGGCGAGTGAGGAGGAGCGCCCACCCCGCAAATTGCATGGCTACCGCGTCACTCGGCAGTGCCTGGACAAGGTGGTTGATCGTCTGATCACGATGACCCCTGCTCAGCGACGGGAGTTGGCGTCCATCAATGATCGTCGGGCCGAAATCATTGTTCCCGGCGCGCTGATCCTGCAAACCACCATGAAGATGCTGGGTGTGGAGGATTTCGTGCTCAGTGAGCGGGCGCTCAGGGAAGGTTTGATCGTTGATTGGATGCTTCGCCAGGGTCTTCTGGAAGACCGCTTCAGCTTTCAGAGCAGCATCAGGCAACGCACCGTGATCCATCAGGTGCAGCGCTTTGCGGTGAACCTGAGCAGGGCTGAACGGGTCGCCAGCCATGCCCTCAGCCTCTACGACGCCACGCGAGGCGTGATGCATGACGACAGTGGCGAAGGGCGCGAACTGCTTTGGGCTGCAGCCATGCTCCATTCCTGTGGCCAGCACATCAACATCAGCGCTTACCACAAGCACACCTGGTACTTGATTCGTCATGGTGAGCTGCTGGGTTATTCCGAGGCGGAGCATCTGATGGTGGCGGCGATTGCTCGCTATCACCGCCGCAGCCTGCCGAAGAAACGCCATGAGTCTTGGCAGCTTGTGGCCACCCGAGACAACCGACGTTGTGTTCAGCAGATGGCCCTGTTGCTGCGCTTGGCCGCGGCATTGGATCGCAGGCCTGAGCCGGTGATCTCAGCACTGCGCATTCACGCGGTGAAGGGAACTCTGGATCTGGAGATCGTGCCTGACCGGATCAATCAGAACGTCAGCCTTGAACAGTGGAGCTTGGAGAGCTGCGCTGAGGTGGTGAAAGAGGCGGTCGGGGTGGAGCTGCGCGTCAGCGTTCAGGGTTGA
- a CDS encoding RodZ family helix-turn-helix domain-containing protein has protein sequence MNEPSLVDDQGKATGLVEAGRQLAEARAAAGLTQNQLASQMHMGEEQLAALERGDQAELPEPVFIKAMVRRLSSHLGLDADAMVQALGPLNTNQPKRPAPKATTRGITPQRQRAVNPLPLVALAGLAGLGFVVWSNASEFTRFAQSLRPANPTLEPSEADLEVAEVSDERDALIVPAPPTAELGLTISSSEPSWITLRREGIVEFEGLLNGERRIENPDLVEIYAGRPDLVQLSSPNAETRTLGAVDDIRWMPLNPER, from the coding sequence ATGAACGAGCCGAGTCTTGTGGACGACCAAGGCAAAGCCACGGGGCTGGTCGAAGCAGGGCGACAATTGGCCGAAGCACGAGCTGCGGCGGGCCTGACCCAGAACCAGCTCGCCAGCCAGATGCACATGGGCGAAGAGCAACTGGCAGCACTGGAACGCGGCGATCAAGCCGAACTGCCTGAACCCGTGTTCATCAAGGCCATGGTGCGCCGGCTCAGCTCCCACCTGGGTTTGGATGCTGATGCCATGGTTCAGGCCCTCGGCCCGCTCAACACCAACCAGCCCAAACGGCCAGCTCCCAAGGCCACAACGCGGGGCATCACTCCGCAACGCCAAAGAGCAGTCAATCCGCTTCCCCTTGTGGCCCTCGCCGGGCTTGCTGGGCTTGGGTTTGTTGTGTGGAGCAACGCCTCCGAGTTCACACGCTTCGCTCAGAGCTTGAGACCTGCCAATCCAACCCTTGAGCCAAGCGAAGCCGATCTCGAGGTGGCCGAGGTTTCAGATGAACGCGATGCCCTCATCGTTCCGGCGCCACCGACTGCAGAACTGGGGCTCACAATCAGCAGCAGCGAACCCAGCTGGATCACCCTGCGGCGTGAGGGAATTGTGGAATTCGAAGGACTCCTGAACGGCGAACGCAGGATTGAGAATCCTGATCTGGTGGAGATCTACGCCGGCCGGCCTGATCTGGTTCAGCTGAGTTCACCCAACGCCGAGACACGAACCCTGGGCGCTGTCGATGACATCCGCTGGATGCCCCTCAACCCTGAACGCTGA
- the cobM gene encoding precorrin-4 C(11)-methyltransferase produces MSHVVSFVGAGPGAPDLLTLRAAERLNKADVLVWTDSLVCPAIADLAPASCERIRTSTTTLEDLIPLLIDRQRQGKRVVRLHDGDTALYSAINEQICALSDAEIPVEVIPGISAYQATAAGLASELTLPGVVQTIVLSRAGGRTGVPEREQLDRLAALRASLCIYLSARHVEEVQTTLLQHYSADTPVAIGHRVSWPDQMLTVVPLREMAAVSRERNLIRTTLYVVSPALAGGPQRSRLYSPDHDHLFRPKAQ; encoded by the coding sequence TTGAGTCACGTTGTCAGTTTCGTCGGAGCAGGCCCGGGTGCTCCAGACCTGCTCACCCTTCGCGCGGCTGAACGTCTGAACAAGGCCGATGTGCTGGTCTGGACGGATTCCCTGGTCTGTCCTGCTATCGCAGATCTGGCTCCGGCTTCTTGCGAAAGGATCCGTACCAGCACGACCACGCTCGAAGACCTAATCCCGTTGCTGATCGATCGACAGCGCCAGGGCAAACGGGTGGTGCGGCTCCATGACGGAGACACGGCTCTCTACAGCGCCATCAACGAGCAGATCTGCGCCTTGAGTGACGCCGAAATCCCTGTGGAAGTGATCCCTGGAATCAGCGCCTACCAAGCGACAGCCGCCGGACTTGCCAGCGAACTCACCCTTCCAGGCGTGGTGCAGACCATTGTTCTCAGTCGCGCTGGAGGTCGCACCGGCGTTCCGGAACGGGAACAGCTGGATCGGCTGGCAGCCCTGCGCGCCAGCCTTTGCATCTATCTGAGTGCACGACACGTTGAAGAGGTGCAAACCACTCTTCTGCAGCACTACTCCGCCGACACGCCCGTCGCCATCGGACATCGGGTGAGCTGGCCCGATCAGATGCTGACAGTGGTCCCTCTCAGGGAGATGGCTGCTGTTAGCCGGGAACGCAATCTGATTCGAACAACGCTTTACGTGGTGAGTCCGGCCCTCGCCGGTGGTCCTCAGCGTTCACGTCTTTACTCGCCTGACCACGACCATCTCTTCCGTCCGAAGGCCCAATAG
- the lgt gene encoding prolipoprotein diacylglyceryl transferase: MAVEALFPLATFQSPGEFLPHTENWFLPLRWYGLLIATAVLIGLNLSSRLAKLRQLENGLISDLLPLLVLFAVIGARIYYVAFEWHNYASHPLKALAIWEGGIAIHGALLAGTLTLILFCRWRRQPFWDVLDVLVPSVALGQAIGRWGNFFNSEAFGVPTDLPWKLFIPAQSRPVIYGTSEFFHPTFLYESIWNLLLFGILLLLFRRGLKTPGMLPSGAMSCVYLVGYSLGRVWIEGLRIDPLCIGSLPPACDGGIRIAQLMSFTLVALGMIGLWWLYGRKQPLPDPSGQRS; encoded by the coding sequence ATGGCTGTTGAAGCCCTGTTTCCCCTGGCGACCTTCCAGTCGCCAGGGGAATTTTTGCCTCATACCGAAAACTGGTTTCTTCCTCTCCGTTGGTACGGGCTGCTGATTGCAACAGCCGTGTTGATTGGACTAAACCTCTCCAGCCGCCTGGCCAAGCTGCGACAGCTGGAAAACGGCCTGATCAGCGACCTGCTGCCGTTGCTCGTTCTGTTTGCCGTCATCGGAGCACGGATCTACTACGTGGCCTTCGAATGGCACAACTACGCCTCCCACCCGCTCAAGGCCCTGGCCATCTGGGAAGGAGGGATTGCCATCCACGGTGCTCTGCTGGCGGGAACACTCACGCTGATCCTGTTCTGCCGCTGGCGCCGGCAACCCTTCTGGGATGTTCTGGATGTTCTGGTTCCTTCCGTGGCCTTGGGGCAGGCCATCGGACGCTGGGGGAACTTCTTTAATTCAGAGGCCTTCGGGGTTCCAACCGATCTGCCGTGGAAACTGTTCATCCCGGCGCAGAGCCGCCCGGTGATCTACGGCACATCGGAGTTCTTCCACCCGACGTTCCTCTACGAATCGATCTGGAACCTGCTGCTCTTCGGAATTCTGCTCCTGCTCTTTCGCCGCGGACTGAAGACTCCTGGGATGCTCCCATCTGGGGCCATGAGTTGTGTGTATCTGGTGGGGTACAGCCTCGGCCGCGTCTGGATCGAAGGTCTGCGCATTGATCCCCTCTGCATCGGATCGCTTCCACCGGCATGCGATGGGGGAATCCGCATTGCCCAGTTGATGAGTTTCACCTTGGTGGCGCTGGGCATGATCGGGCTTTGGTGGCTATACGGACGAAAGCAACCCTTGCCTGATCCATCAGGCCAACGCAGTTGA
- the petA gene encoding cytochrome f has translation MRRHLSLFLGSLVIGLALLIAPAASWAYPFWAQQNYDSPREATGKIVCANCHLAKKLTQAEVPQSVLPDSVFTASVKVPYEDGLQEIGADGSDVGLQVGAVVMLPDGFTLAPQDRWTDEIKEETEGVYFTQYSDEQPNILLVGPIPGDEHQEIVFPVLSPDPATDSNIHFGKYQIHVGGNRGRGQVYPTGEKSNNSVYTSPASGTIASIEPGDNGASVVSIKAADGSSVSETIPVGPEVLVSVGDTIEAGAALTNDPNVGGFGQVDAEIVLQNPVRIYGLLAFFAAVALAQIMLVLKKRQIEKVQAAEGV, from the coding sequence ATGCGTCGTCACCTTTCGCTTTTCCTTGGATCACTGGTCATCGGACTGGCTCTGCTGATTGCCCCAGCTGCCAGCTGGGCCTACCCCTTCTGGGCTCAACAGAACTACGACAGCCCCCGGGAAGCCACCGGCAAGATTGTTTGTGCCAACTGCCACCTGGCCAAAAAGCTGACCCAGGCTGAAGTTCCTCAATCGGTCCTCCCCGACAGCGTCTTCACCGCCAGCGTCAAGGTTCCCTACGAGGACGGGCTCCAGGAGATCGGTGCTGACGGCAGCGATGTGGGCCTTCAGGTGGGCGCTGTTGTCATGCTTCCTGACGGCTTCACCCTGGCTCCTCAGGACCGCTGGACCGACGAGATAAAGGAAGAGACCGAAGGGGTCTATTTCACCCAGTACAGCGACGAGCAGCCAAACATCCTGCTGGTGGGACCGATTCCTGGTGACGAGCATCAAGAGATCGTCTTCCCTGTTCTCTCTCCTGACCCCGCCACCGACAGCAACATCCACTTCGGCAAATACCAGATCCACGTGGGTGGCAACCGCGGCCGTGGCCAGGTGTATCCGACCGGCGAGAAGAGCAACAACTCTGTCTATACCTCTCCTGCCAGCGGCACCATTGCCTCCATCGAACCCGGTGACAACGGCGCCAGCGTGGTCAGCATCAAGGCTGCTGACGGCAGCAGCGTGAGCGAGACCATTCCCGTGGGTCCTGAGGTTCTGGTCAGCGTTGGCGACACCATCGAAGCTGGTGCTGCCCTGACCAATGACCCCAACGTGGGCGGCTTCGGCCAGGTGGACGCAGAGATCGTTCTTCAGAACCCTGTTCGGATCTATGGCTTGCTCGCCTTCTTCGCGGCTGTGGCTCTGGCTCAGATCATGTTGGTGCTGAAGAAGAGGCAGATCGAAAAGGTTCAGGCAGCTGAGGGCGTCTGA
- the petC gene encoding cytochrome b6-f complex iron-sulfur subunit, with product MTQLSSSDVPGMGRRQFMNLLTFGSVTGVALGALYPVANYFIPPKAAGSGGGTSAKDELGNPITASGWLSSHPEGDRSLVQGLKGDPTYLIVEGEDAIGSYGINAICTHLGCVVPWNSGANKFMCPCHGSQYDATGKVVRGPAPLSLALANVSVENDNVFVSQWTETDFRTGDKPWWA from the coding sequence ATGACCCAACTTTCCTCGAGCGATGTGCCCGGAATGGGTCGTCGGCAGTTCATGAATCTGCTGACGTTCGGCTCCGTCACTGGTGTCGCCCTGGGAGCCCTCTACCCGGTGGCGAACTACTTCATTCCCCCCAAGGCCGCCGGCAGCGGCGGTGGGACCAGTGCCAAAGATGAGCTGGGCAATCCCATCACAGCCAGTGGTTGGCTCTCCAGCCACCCCGAAGGCGATCGCAGCCTTGTACAGGGCCTCAAGGGTGATCCCACCTATCTGATCGTCGAAGGCGAGGACGCCATCGGCAGCTACGGCATCAACGCCATCTGCACCCACCTCGGTTGCGTCGTTCCTTGGAACAGCGGTGCCAACAAGTTCATGTGCCCTTGCCATGGCAGTCAGTACGACGCCACCGGCAAGGTGGTTCGTGGCCCTGCCCCTCTCTCTCTGGCCCTGGCCAACGTCAGCGTGGAAAACGACAACGTGTTCGTGAGCCAGTGGACCGAGACCGACTTCCGAACTGGTGATAAGCCCTGGTGGGCCTGA
- a CDS encoding DUF3067 family protein: protein MPVKLCNDWCLPVPASSASVLEIARPVPEPPLSIDEVMACLRQRWRATYDLQLVVRRRRLYLQVMWAYLEQQSFPMDLEAYRQHLGEVLDVVNRLGLAGEVRQWMGSTRDKPRLGKALSLPLEATGPEAETLIKEFLV, encoded by the coding sequence GTGCCTGTCAAGCTTTGCAACGACTGGTGTCTTCCTGTCCCTGCCTCTTCTGCTTCTGTGCTTGAAATCGCCAGGCCCGTGCCCGAGCCGCCGCTCAGTATCGATGAGGTGATGGCCTGTCTACGCCAGCGCTGGCGGGCGACTTACGACCTTCAGCTCGTGGTTCGACGCCGTCGTTTGTACCTCCAGGTGATGTGGGCCTATCTCGAGCAACAGTCGTTTCCGATGGACCTTGAGGCCTATCGGCAGCATCTCGGTGAAGTGCTGGATGTTGTGAATCGTCTTGGTTTGGCGGGTGAAGTGCGCCAATGGATGGGTTCCACCCGTGACAAACCCCGTCTCGGCAAGGCGTTGAGTCTTCCGCTTGAGGCGACGGGGCCGGAGGCGGAAACGCTGATCAAGGAGTTTCTGGTCTGA
- the tatC gene encoding twin-arginine translocase subunit TatC — MPLVDHLEELRQRVLRSLLAVVIAALTCLLGVKPLVRLLEAPASGIHFLQLAPGEFLFVSLKVAGYAGLTLALPYVLFQILAFVLPGLTIRERRLIAPAVAGSAVLFMAGLAFAWWALVPAALRFLVSYGADVVEPLWSIERYLDFVLLLMLATGLAFQLPVLQLLLGALGLVRWRPMLGAWRWVVLGSALAGAVLTPSTDPITMLLLAGAITALFLIGVGLVALTESFRPETP; from the coding sequence ATGCCTCTGGTGGATCACCTTGAGGAACTGCGTCAACGGGTTCTGCGCAGCTTGCTGGCCGTTGTCATTGCAGCACTGACCTGCCTGCTGGGGGTTAAACCTCTTGTGCGCCTGCTGGAAGCGCCAGCCAGTGGCATTCATTTTCTTCAACTTGCGCCGGGTGAATTTCTGTTCGTCTCGCTCAAGGTGGCCGGCTACGCCGGCCTCACCCTGGCCCTGCCCTACGTGCTGTTCCAGATCCTGGCCTTCGTGCTGCCGGGTCTGACGATCCGCGAACGACGCCTGATTGCCCCTGCCGTCGCCGGCTCCGCAGTGCTGTTCATGGCGGGCCTGGCCTTTGCCTGGTGGGCCTTAGTACCAGCCGCCCTGCGTTTTCTGGTGAGCTACGGCGCCGATGTGGTGGAGCCGCTCTGGTCAATCGAGCGCTATCTGGATTTTGTTCTGCTGCTCATGCTGGCCACCGGGCTGGCGTTTCAGCTCCCTGTGCTGCAGCTGCTCCTCGGGGCCCTGGGGCTAGTGCGCTGGAGGCCGATGCTTGGGGCCTGGCGCTGGGTTGTATTGGGTTCAGCCCTTGCTGGAGCTGTGCTGACGCCATCCACAGATCCGATCACGATGTTGCTTCTGGCTGGAGCCATCACGGCACTGTTCCTGATCGGCGTCGGTCTGGTGGCCCTGACCGAATCCTTCAGACCAGAAACTCCTTGA
- a CDS encoding NFACT family protein has translation MDLTTLRAVLWDLRPKLLPSRFEKAQQPDPATIQLGCRSLEGMVWLELSWQADAPRLVEVNPPPRSGSGSTFAQQLQHSLRQLALVELHQSGFERVVEFRFAQRPGEPIQRVLVLELMGRHSNLLLLDEQRRIIALGRQVRDHQSRVRPLSTGDSYSPPPMLQGLAPDRTEGFERWKERLSLVPVPLRKALQQTYQGISPALALQLAGDHVNTLVDSLDARHWSHLFERWSLWLDQLEREQFALVVENDGRYRVWGSPRGEVHPQPALALTLGSLHQHCQEQRALARVSHDLRQRLERWRSKEQAAQEDQHQRLSATDGHETLQRQADALLCLGNPSRDQVDEAQSLYRRAKKLRRSRPILEQRLEHHQQRLELISESETFIEDQLSATWQDSPARLSALNDLREELDELLQPKERRRSTRQQRQQDQPKPLELTTPGGLKVQVGRNHRQNDWISLRQARSGDLWFHAQECPGSHVVLKSSNGLAEESDLAMATDLAAYFSRARGNTRVAVVMVPTDQLQRIPGAGPGTVRHGQAEIRWGDPQGAEERLLAPSLSPHSG, from the coding sequence ATGGATCTCACCACGCTTCGCGCGGTGCTCTGGGATCTGCGGCCGAAGCTGTTGCCCAGCCGCTTCGAGAAGGCCCAACAACCGGACCCGGCAACGATTCAACTGGGATGCCGCAGCCTCGAGGGGATGGTGTGGCTGGAACTGAGCTGGCAAGCCGACGCACCTCGGCTGGTGGAGGTCAACCCTCCCCCGCGCAGCGGCAGCGGCAGCACCTTCGCCCAACAGTTGCAACACAGCCTCCGCCAACTGGCACTGGTGGAGCTCCACCAGAGCGGCTTTGAACGGGTGGTGGAATTCCGGTTTGCCCAACGCCCTGGGGAACCGATCCAGCGGGTTCTCGTGCTGGAGCTGATGGGACGGCACAGCAACCTGCTGCTGCTCGATGAGCAGCGCCGCATCATTGCCCTGGGGCGACAGGTCCGGGACCATCAGTCCCGCGTGCGCCCTCTCTCCACCGGTGATTCCTACAGCCCACCACCGATGCTGCAGGGGTTGGCACCGGATCGAACGGAGGGCTTTGAACGCTGGAAGGAGCGGCTTTCTCTCGTTCCGGTCCCTCTGCGCAAGGCCCTGCAGCAGACCTATCAGGGGATCAGCCCAGCCCTGGCTCTACAGCTCGCCGGTGACCACGTGAACACCCTGGTGGACAGCCTGGATGCACGCCACTGGAGCCATCTCTTTGAGCGCTGGTCGCTCTGGTTGGACCAGCTCGAGCGTGAGCAGTTCGCCCTCGTGGTGGAGAACGACGGTCGCTACCGGGTCTGGGGATCTCCCCGTGGCGAGGTGCATCCACAACCCGCTCTGGCTCTCACGCTGGGATCCCTGCACCAGCACTGCCAAGAGCAACGGGCCCTGGCACGGGTCAGCCATGACCTGCGTCAACGCCTGGAGCGTTGGCGCAGCAAAGAACAGGCCGCCCAGGAAGACCAACACCAGCGCCTGAGCGCTACCGATGGGCACGAAACCCTTCAACGCCAGGCGGACGCTCTCCTCTGCCTCGGCAATCCAAGCCGCGACCAGGTCGATGAAGCCCAGTCGCTCTATCGCCGGGCCAAAAAACTGCGGAGATCGCGCCCGATCCTCGAGCAGCGGCTGGAGCACCATCAGCAACGTCTTGAGCTGATCAGCGAGAGCGAAACCTTCATCGAGGATCAACTGAGCGCAACCTGGCAGGACAGCCCGGCGCGCCTCTCCGCCCTGAATGATCTGCGGGAGGAACTCGATGAGCTGTTGCAGCCCAAGGAACGCCGTCGCTCCACGCGACAGCAGCGTCAACAGGACCAGCCCAAGCCGCTGGAACTGACCACTCCGGGAGGTCTCAAGGTGCAGGTGGGGCGGAACCACCGCCAGAACGATTGGATCTCGCTGCGGCAAGCCCGCAGTGGTGACCTCTGGTTTCACGCCCAGGAGTGCCCAGGAAGCCATGTGGTGCTGAAGAGTTCCAACGGGCTGGCCGAGGAATCCGACCTGGCAATGGCAACGGATCTGGCGGCCTATTTCAGCCGCGCTCGGGGCAACACGCGGGTGGCGGTTGTGATGGTGCCCACCGATCAGCTGCAGCGCATTCCCGGTGCGGGCCCGGGCACCGTGCGCCACGGCCAGGCTGAAATTCGCTGGGGGGATCCCCAGGGCGCGGAAGAGCGGCTGCTTGCCCCTAGCCTGAGCCCACATTCGGGCTGA
- the gmk gene encoding guanylate kinase has protein sequence MSTSGKLTLITGPSGVGKGTLVNQLLERHPQIWLSVSATTRSPRQGEQDGINYFFHSRAGFEALVEQGGFLEWAEFAGNCYGTPRGPVEQKMVAGRPVLLEIELEGARQVRRSFPDGFQIFLAPPSFEELERRIRGRGTDSEDAIQRRLTRAREELEAQQEFDAVVINDDLESALNQVETLMGLG, from the coding sequence ATGTCCACCAGTGGAAAACTCACCTTGATCACCGGCCCCAGTGGCGTCGGCAAGGGAACCCTGGTGAACCAACTGCTGGAACGGCATCCCCAGATCTGGCTGTCGGTGTCGGCCACCACCCGTTCGCCGCGCCAGGGGGAGCAGGACGGCATCAACTACTTCTTCCACAGCCGTGCGGGGTTTGAGGCTTTGGTGGAGCAGGGAGGTTTTCTGGAGTGGGCGGAATTTGCGGGGAATTGCTACGGCACCCCCCGAGGTCCCGTTGAGCAAAAGATGGTGGCGGGGCGCCCCGTGCTGCTGGAGATTGAGCTGGAAGGTGCCCGTCAGGTGCGTCGCAGTTTTCCGGACGGTTTTCAGATTTTTCTGGCGCCCCCCAGCTTTGAAGAGTTGGAGCGCCGGATTCGGGGGCGCGGAACCGATTCAGAGGACGCCATTCAGCGCCGCCTGACTCGCGCTCGCGAAGAACTCGAGGCCCAACAGGAATTCGACGCTGTCGTGATCAATGACGATCTCGAATCCGCGTTGAACCAAGTGGAGACCCTGATGGGGCTGGGATGA
- the psaJ gene encoding photosystem I reaction center subunit IX yields MNKFLTAAPVVAAIWFTATAGILIEWNRFFPDLLFHPM; encoded by the coding sequence ATGAACAAGTTTCTGACCGCAGCTCCAGTGGTTGCAGCCATCTGGTTCACCGCCACCGCAGGAATCCTGATCGAGTGGAACCGCTTCTTCCCCGATCTCCTCTTCCACCCGATGTGA
- a CDS encoding Photosystem I reaction center subunit III, with the protein MRRLFAVVLSALLVFGFAPVAKADVAGLTPCSESARFQQRAAAATTPQAKARFEMYSQASCGEDGLPHLIVDGRWSHAGDFVYPGIMFLYIAGCIGWAGREYLKATRGKNAAQYEIFIDRSIAIKSLLAAATWPLAAFGEFTSGKLLEDDSKVTVSPR; encoded by the coding sequence ATGCGTCGTCTCTTCGCCGTCGTGCTTTCAGCACTCCTGGTGTTCGGCTTCGCCCCCGTCGCCAAGGCGGATGTGGCTGGCCTCACACCCTGCTCAGAAAGTGCCCGCTTCCAGCAACGTGCTGCCGCTGCCACCACGCCTCAGGCCAAAGCTCGCTTCGAGATGTACAGCCAGGCCTCCTGTGGTGAGGATGGCCTTCCCCACCTGATCGTCGATGGCCGCTGGAGCCATGCCGGTGATTTTGTCTATCCCGGCATCATGTTCCTGTACATCGCCGGCTGCATCGGCTGGGCCGGTCGTGAGTACCTGAAAGCAACTCGCGGCAAGAATGCTGCCCAATACGAAATCTTCATCGATCGCAGCATCGCCATCAAGAGCCTTCTGGCTGCTGCCACCTGGCCACTGGCTGCTTTCGGTGAATTCACCAGCGGCAAGCTGCTCGAAGACGACAGCAAGGTGACCGTTTCACCACGCTGA